A window of Cryptomeria japonica chromosome 3, Sugi_1.0, whole genome shotgun sequence contains these coding sequences:
- the LOC131043898 gene encoding glutaredoxin-C1-like, whose translation MEHCNAHAYGSGKDIFSEGASFQLGAQWRDCWALQRIERLASESAVAMFSISSCYMCHVAKRLLLELGVSPTVYELDHQNGGEEMYKALLRLMGTAQSVPAVFIEGKLVGGLEQLITCHISGSLVPLLKEVGALWL comes from the coding sequence ATGGAGCACTGTAATGCCCACGCTTACGGATCTGGGAAAGATATTTTTTCTGAGGGAGCATCGTTTCAGCTGGGAGCTCAATGGAGAGACTGTTGGGCTCTACAGAGAATCGAACGCTTGGCCTCCGAGAGCGCAGTGGCAATGTTCAGCATAAGCTCGTGCTATATGTGCCATGTTGCGAAGAGGCTACTGTTGGAGCTGGGTGTGAGTCCTACTGTTTACGAGCTGGACCACCAAAATGGAGGCGAGGAGATGTATAAGGCTCTGCTCAGACTGATGGGTACTGCCCAATCTGTTCCTGCTGTCTTCATAGAGGGAAAGCTTGTGGGGGGCTTAGAACAGCTAATAACTTGTCACATTAGCGGCTCTCTTGTGCCTCTCTTGAAAGAAGTCGGCGCATTATGGCTATGA